The region GTTTCCACAATTTCATCTGTGTCTTGCGTTGCCAAACAAATAGGAAACGCATCAACTCCACCAAACTCTTTGAATAGCATAGCTTTGCCTTCCATTACGGGCAGGGCTGCTTCCGGACCCAGGTTGCCCAAGCCCAACACGGCACTGCCATCAGTAACGATCGCGACCATGTTTTGCTTCACCGTTAGATTAAAAACCTCGTTTGGATCGCGGGCGATCGCATTGCACACACGCCCCACACCTGGGGTATACGCCATTGCCAGATCATCCTGTCCCCGTAACGGAATCCGACTTTGAATGCAAATCTTGCCACCCCGATGCAAGTTAAATGTGCGGTCGTAAACATTAATCACCTTGGTTTCAGGAAGCGCCTTCACAGCATCCACGATAGTTTCAGCATGCTCTGTACTGGCGCAGTCTACCGTAATATCTCGGATAGAAATTTGGCGCGTCTGCTCGATCAAATCAATCTGTCCCATGTTGCCGCCCAGCGTAGAAACAGCTTTGGTCACATTTGCCAACATTCCGGGACGATTCGGAACCTGAAACCGGATCGTTAGACTAAAACTAGAATTGGGTGTCAGATCTGTCATAGTTGCCTTAACGGTGAGTCGTGAATAGCGTACACGCCTTTGCAGCATTTTGAGAAAACTCAATTTGTCAGCTTAAAAGACTATAAAGCTCACAATTGTACCAAGACACACCAACCCTCAACGGATTTCCAATTCATCACTAATATTTGTCAAAATCGATGCCAAGTCTTTATACGGAAGTGGAAATCAATGCCCCGCGACGCCAAGTTTGGCAAGTGCTATATCACAAAGAGTTGTGGATGTACTGGAATACCTTTCTATATGACTGCGACCCATATCAAGCCTTTGAAGCAGGACGCAACGTATTACTATCATTACGGCGGTTGCCAGGTGAAGAAGAAACGGAATTCCAGCCCTATATTACCTTGGTGCAGCCCAATGTCTGTTTGCAATGGGTTTCAACCGTTCCGGGGTTTGTTTGTGAAAATGTGTTTACGCTTCAGGATATTGGGCGAGATCGCACCAAATATATTCACCAAGAAACATTTTCTGGCAAACTCACCGGTCTTTTTCTTCCCTTCATTCGGCAAGATGAGCATCAAGGTATTCGTCGCATGGCATGGGAGCTAAAGTGTTACACAGAGCGACTTTGAAGCCGTAGACAACCAGAAGAACTGAGGGATTCTTCGCTGCGATGGTCTTCAGGTGTGATAGCTTAGACAGAGATGCTAGATTAACGGGATGTAGCGCAGCTTGGTAGCGCACTTCGTTCGGGACGAAGGGGCCGCTGGTTCGAATCCAGTCATCCCGATTGCGGGTATCGTCCTGTAATAAAGACCTACAGAAGATTCCATGCAGCACTTTGCCGTTTAGAACTCCGCTCTTTCCAATGGTGTTATAACTGTGGAGGATGCTACAGCGATCGCCCTATCGATTTCACCGCAAAACTTGAGCATTAAGGTTTAGGTGCAGAAACGGCTGGTTTCTCGCATTCCAACTGAGGAATGGTCATAAAGGTGCGATCGCCAGGAAACTCAATCGCGCCACTCAGCCGATTTATCTTTGAGCCGCTTGCCCCAATAATCTTGCCATCACTTGTGCAACCAAGCTGGAAACTACCCATCAACTTCCACATATCGCCTTCCTTAGTTGCTGCTGTTAAAGGGACTTCTCCTCTAAACGACGACATCGTAACGGCTTGCCGGGTTCTTCCTGGCGGTCCAAACAGAATTGTTAATGCAATTCCAGCCCGGTCAGTTCGGATATCGACAAAATTTGCCTCAATCGGCATTGTCTCTGTGATGCCACTGCGGTTTTCTATATCCCGCCTGGTAAATTTACCTTCCGCTTCAAAGTTAAACCGCTGTAACTTGTCATTTCGAGGCAGGAAAATCTTTTCAACCAATGTTTGAGACCCATCCTCGGCGACTTCACTTTGGGGAACGGATGTAATTTTTTGAGCAGGCGGATCGTTTTCCGGGTGAGGAACTAAGGTAACTTTGGTAACATCATATGCTTGGGCGGGCACAGCGAAAGAGACTCCTATCACAACTGCGATCGCCAGCAGGCAATCCAATGGTTTGAAGCAACTGACGGAATATTCTAAATAGTCGGTATTTAAGCGCATAGATTCGCCAGTTCTCATCGAAGGTAAGCAACGAGTGAAAATACAGCTTTGTGCAAATTTGTGCAAACCCTTTTATGGGAGAAGCTATCACAAGCGAATCAGAACTCCAATCAACTGCGCTAGTTTTTGCCAAAAAATTGATTAGTTTTCAGGCGTCGGGGGATTGGAAGGTAACCCTTTTTCTTCCGCATCTGCGATCGCTGCTTCTATCAATTCCGGGCTGGGAGGATGGGGCGGCACCGCTTCTGGGAGTTGCTCAACCTCCTCAGATGGTTGCTCCTGGGAAGAAATATCTTCTAATAACTCTTCTACAATTTCTTCTGCTGTTGCATCAGACAATCCTCCTGCCAGTAGGTCTGGAGCCAGCTCATCACTAACAATTTCAATCGTTGTTTCAGCCACAAGGGAATCATCCGAGACTCGTTCAATCTCCTCCACTACGGAAATCACTGTTGCATCCGTTACCTGAATCTCAGACTTTGATGCTTCTTCGCGAAATTGCTTGCGAACGTAGGTAGGCTTCGCCTCTTTTTTCTTAGAAAAGCTTTTTAGCAGGGATTGAATTGTTTCAGTCAGAACTTTGACGACGTTCGACACTTTTTGAGAAACAGTCTCAAACGATTGGCTGGCAGATTCGGAGACAAATATTCCGGCGTTACCAACGGCTGGTATCGATGAATGGGCAGACTTGGAAACCGCTTCGGTTTGTCTGGCAACCTCAGTGGCTACATCCTTTACCGAATCTGAGACAGCGTCAACGGTTTCGGCAGTAGTTTCTGTAACTGCTTCTGCGATAGCTTCTGGAGCCGTTTCTGCAATAGCTGGTTCATCCGGAATGGCAGCTTTGGCAAAGCGATCAATCGCTTCCTGCCCTGCCGTACCAAATTCTTCTAACTTGGGCGGAACATAGGTTTCTGTGGATTTCGCAGGAGTTTGAGATTTGGGTTGAGTCGCTGTCGCGATCGCACCTTGAATTCCATCCTTTAATTGACCCAGGGTACGAGCAGCTTGCTGAGTCAGTTGAGATCGTCCTTCTGGACTGGAGAGTCTATTTAAGGCTGACTTCAAGTCATCGGCAGTTGGCAAAGGGGTTTGTTGATCCTGTGGAGATACTTGCCGTCTGAGCGAGAAGGTTTGCCACCCCAACCATCCCAGCAATGTCACCCCAGCAATTTGCCCCAGCAAGACCCCGCCCGTAATGCGTCCAGCGCAGACCCACAACACCAGCGCATAAAACAATCCCACACCACTCCAGATAAAGTCATTTTTGCGATGAACTTCTGGGAAGAAAAAGGCAGCCATATATAGCGCCAGACTCCCCAAGCCAACCACTAGTGCAAGCATGTATGCCAGCATACGGTTCCTCCTGCCAAAACCTGAATCTGCCCACGAGCGATCGCAGTCTAACTACCTATCACTCTACTCTGGCATCAGAAATTTTGACCTGCGAGTTTGCAGAATCCACTGTCCAACCCAGAACCCGATAAATGTTAGAGAATCGTCAAAATGTTTTTCATCAATTCCTTAAAACATTCGTCTCCTGCGAGACTCTTAATCTCTTCTTCCAGGCTAATCGATCAAGATCGGGCTACCCTGAAGGGAACAATGGACAGCCTCGGCATTTTGTAAAGCAACCCGACCTTGTAAAGCTACAGAACACAGTTACCAGAGAGTCTTATGGCACAGCAATTTGGTGTAATTGGTCTTGCCGTAATGGGCGAGAACCTGGCGTTGAACGTTGAAAGCAAAGGATTTCCCATTGCAGTTTACAACCGTAGCCGTGAAAAGACCGACCAATTCATGGCAACCCGTGCGCAAGGCAAAAACTGCGTTGCCGCTTATACCCTGGAAGAGTTTGTCGCCTCGTTAGAGCGTCCTCGTCGGATTTTGATCATGGTCAAAGCAGGGGCACCTGTGGATGCGGTGATCGAGCAGTTAAAACCTTTGCTGGATGAAGGGGATGTCTTGATCGACGGTGGCAATTCCCTGTTTACTGACACTCAACGGCGTGCGGCTGCCTTAGAGGCTGAGAAATTTACTTTTATCGGCATGGGTGTAAGCGGTGGCGAAGAAGGTGCCCTCCTCGGACCGAGCCTGATGCCTGGCGGCACAAAGCAAGCCTACGATAACTTAGAGCCAATCCTGACCAAGATTGCAGCACAGGTCGATGATGGACCCTGTGTAACCTATATTGGACCGGGTGGCGCAGGGCACTACGTCAAAATGGTGCATAACGGCATTGAGTATGGCGATATGCAACTGATTGCCGAAGCCTACGACTTGATGAAGAATGTGGCAGGTTTGAATACGGCTCAATTGCACGAGGTTTTTTCTGAGTGGAATAAAACAGATGAGTTGGATTCTTATCTGATTGAAATTACGGCAGATATTTTCAAGGTTGCTGACCCGGAGACAGGTAGTCCTCTAGTGGATCTGATTTTGGATGCGGCTGGGCAAAAGGGTACTGGACGCTGGACAGTGGATACTGCGCTGGAAATTGGCGTTCCCATCCCAACGATCATTGCGGCTGTTACGGCGCGGATCATGTCATCCTACAAGCAAGAGCGGGTTGAAGCTTCGAAACAATTGTCTGGTCCATCCATTGCGTTTGATGCAGACGTGAAGGAATTTGTTGATAAGGTGCGGGATGCACTGTATTGCTCCAAGATGTGTTCTTATGCACAAGGGATGGCATTGCTGAAGAAGGCTTCAGAGGTTTACAGTTTTGGTTTAAATCTGGGGGAATGTGCTCGGATTTGGAAAGGTGGCTGTATTATCCGTGCTCGCTTCCTGAACAAAATCAAGAAAGCGTTTGACGAGAATCCCAACCTGCCCAACCTGTTATTGGCACCGGAGTTTAAACAGTCGATTCTTGATCGCCAATCGGCATGGCGAGAAGTGATTGCAACTGCGGCTAAAGTGGGAATTCCAGTACCCGCTTTCAGTGCTTCTCTTGATTATTTCGACAGCTATCGCCGCGCTCGGCTGCCGCAAAACCTGACTCAGGCGCAGCGCGATTACTTTGGTGCTCACACCTACGAGCGGGTAGACAAGGAAGGCATTTTCCATACCGACTGGATCCACGTTGTAGATGAGATCCCTGAACCTGTCTTAGCGAAGTAACAAAACGACCAGCTTTGGTTTTGTTAGGTGCATCGTGGCTTTGCTGCTGGATGCACCTTTTTTTATCAGTAAGTTATTGGAAATAGCGATACCAACGCCTGAGTGTTATCGGAGAAACGCCCAGACTATAGCCAACAATAACCAATTGATTGATGATGGTTGTTCTCAAAACCCCCACTTGTTGCCAACGGCGACTGGAAGTCAATACTGCGGCAGGCGCGATCGCAATGTTACCCAGCTTTTTTAACTGCCTGACGAAGACAAAATCTTCCATAAATGGCAGCGCAGGATAACCATTGAGCGCTCGAAATTGATGAGCTTTGATAAACAGAGCTTGATCACCATAGGGCAATTGGCAAAAGCGCGATCGCCTTGCTGCCCCCCATTCCACTAGCCGCAGTCCCCATTCCTTTCCATCGATTTTTAAGTCAAAAGCACCCGCGACTACATTAGGGCGAGCAAGAGTTTGATGAATTAAAGTGGCATAATTTGGGGGCAGACGAGTATCCGCATGGAGGAACAACAGCACGTCACCCCGGGCGATCGCGGCGCCAGCATTCATTTGGGTTGCTCGACCTGCACTAGCCTGGATAACAACTGCATCAAACTGTTTGGCGATGTCAATCGAGGCATCCTCACTCCCACCATCGACCACAATGATTTCTACACCTGCCTCGCCGCAAGCTGATGCCAGCGTTGCATCAAGGTTTGCAGCCTCATTCAAGACAGGAATAATGATCGAAAGCCAGTTACTTGCGTCCACCAATCGTTTTCTGGAAGGCAGGACGGTCTGATAATCGCTGCATATAATCTGCTAAGGCTGAATAGCCACTAAAATCTAGCTTCAGCATCAATGGAATATAGGCTAATAATGCGCCCAACCCAACATCTGCCATGGTGAACTCATGCCCCATCACATAAGATTGTTGAGAAAATAGCTGATTCAACATGGTCATGTGGCGAGGAAATGCCTTTTCACGAGTAGCTTCTCCAAAGACTTCGGGACCTAGCGTAGCATTGGCATAGAGAATCCACTGGTTCATCCATGCACGGGTTTCAACCGAAAGTGGTTCTTTGCCATATTTATCTGCCAGATACAATAAGATTGCACCAGACTCCCAAAGATGAAATTCACCATCCGCGATCGCGGGCACTTTTCCAATTGGATTGATTGCTAAGAAATCGGGTTGGCGATGTTCCCCAGCTTGCATATCCAACAGCACAAACTCATAGGGAATACCCAGTTCTTCCAATGCCCATTGCACAATTGATGCCCGACTTCGCGCCCCACCATACAGCTTTAGCATGTCACAGCACCTGGTTGGTATATTCGTGTTGTTTAATGTTGTCCTCAGTTCTCACAATTCGTTGCGAGTTCAATATGCGCTTGCGCTCCGTGGAATAGTTGAAGTCAGTTTTAGTAGTGCCAATGGGAATGTGAGCCTGGGCAGGGGGGCGAGCTTTGTAAGTGCGAGCCGCTGCAATGACTCGATCTGCAAATGCTTCACACAAATGAGCATCTGCCGGAAAGGTAGATGGTTGTTGTGCAACATCTGAAACAAGAACTGAACCAATCGTAGTTGCGATCGCTTGCTCATAGGAGGTGGGGATGCCCTTCAGAAGCGCCTCCAGTGATGCTGATGGAATTGGTTCGACAATCTTCACTGTGTGAACTTCACCCTCTTCTTTGATGAAACACGTTGCCAGACCAATGACGACATAGTCATCCATAGACAGGTCAGACGCATTTGGAACAGCGGTTGCACTAGTCATACAAAATTTCAAAATCAGTCTATTTTCCTGACACGGTGAATTCTAGCAACATCTGTGTTGACAACGGCTAAGTTTTCAGGACTTGTTAGTTTTCTTAAGATCCCTTTGATGGATACGGGACTTGTAAAGGCAGGTTTTGGGACTGTCTGGTCATGGAAACTAGGCGCTTCCAGACAGAATTGCAATGAAACCAGTTCGGTTGGAACTTATCAGGATGTTATACGTCTTAGCTAGAAATTTGGTTCCTACCAATTCCATGGGTGCTTGCTCCAAGCTGTGATCCTCAAACACTTTGCAGCGCAGCATTTTTATTCAACAAGCGATAGGTTTCAATCCGGAGGAACCAAGGGTGGCCGCGAAGTATTAAATAAGGAGGGTTGAGGAGCGTTTTCCTGAGCTGTATCAGGTGTGCAGCTTAACGTCTTCAGAAATTTTCTTGTAAGGTCGTGTAGTTCTTTCTAGGTTGCATTAAACCGCTGAGGTTGGCTGATAAGTCTTCAGTCTGTTGATCTGTTTTTGAGCTTTAGGAGTCTAATGATTAGACACCTGGCTAAGTGACACAGGATTGCGACTTTCTAACCCTTCGGCTCCGTACAGTTTATTTATACACACGGTGAGAATTGCATGAACCTTCGCATGTTTCCAGTGTCTTCCAATAGCTCTAGACGTTTGCGTCGTGCAACTGCTTCTTCTGAGTCTTACGGCAGGCAGGGCAATCCCGCACTCCAATCCCATCATGCAGTGCTGTCTGAATTCAGCAATGCTTATCAGTTGATGGGAAGCCCTGCACCACGAAATCGCTATGCCTGTCTAAGCCAGAGCGATCAGGAGATGTTGATTCGTCAACAAGCGATGGATAAAGCTCAACAGGGCGACTTGGTTGAAGCAATTGAGTTATTTACGCAATTAATTGAGTCCAATCCCAACAGTGCAAGTAACTTTAATAACCGGGGTCTATTACATTTTCGTAGAGGGCAGTTTGAATCTTCTCTAGCGGATTACAATCGAGCCTTGGGCTTGAATCCACGTTTAGCCAAGGTTTATAACAACCGAGCCAATTGTTATGCGGCGATGGGGAATTTTCAGGCAGCGATCGCTGATTATGAAACCGCGATTGACTTAGACCCAACAGATATTCGTGCTCGCTTAAATCTGGGAATCACATTTCGCCAGTTGGGACTACATGATTTAGCCCTTGAGAATTTTGACCTCACTCTGCAATTTAGTCAGTTTTTGAGCACAACCGATACTGATGGGATTCCTGCCGCTTTGAAAGGACATCTTTACGCTGAACGAGGACGAGCATATCACCTGGTGGGTGATTGGAACTGCGCGATCGGCGACTATCATCGGGCACTGGCACATTTACCGATTTCAGATGACTCTTCGGATGTATCCTGCCGCTTGCGTAATCAAGTAAAAGGCTGGTTGAACCAGTTGCTCAATCTGTTACTGCCAGAATCATCTCAATAGCCCAACCAGTCTTAGTTTTTCGGAGTTGCAGGTGGCTCTGCTTTGATGGATGGTTGGGTAGCAGCAGGCGCTTTCCAGATAATGCGGCGGCGAAGCGGGTCAATCCGATCCGTCAGATCTTGCATATTTTCTCGTGCCTGATATGGGTCAAAAAAGTTTTGAAACCGGGTCTGGACACCCTGAACCCGATGGTGCGTGGATTTAACAGCAGCTTCTAGCTCTTGTATTTTCCCGACTTGAGAAGCTCGATAGGGCAGCAACTGAACGAGTGCCGCAACAGCCGCAGTTGATAAGACAACATTCACTACCAGTTTTGCAGTCGTCTCGTAAGCGATCGCTTTGTAGGGATGAGATTTTTTGCGCGATCGCATCTTCGGGGAGACTCGCGAAGAGCGCTGGGGCAGTTGGCTTGGTTTAGGTTGCTTCAGTGCGTACATAGAAATTAGCTCGTTGCGAGTTGAGACACAAGCCAGGTCAATCGATGTTGGTGAATCTGGAAATCGTGAGAGAACCCCTACAGATTCGTGCCTGGTTCTACATTGACCGTACTCCGATTTTGAACGTACTCAATTTACAGGAGTTACGCTAATCAGACAATCAACTTTATCAAAAGAAACAAGCTGATTAAAAAACAAGCCTGCTTTGAGAAAGTTACAACTAGCGAGTAAACGGCTGATTGTACAGCCAGTATACCCGGTCAATTGTAGAACCAATCTACAAAACAGGCTCAGAATTATTTGTGAAAAGGGAGTTTATTTGTAAAGCTCTGTGGACAGGCGGAACGCCAGAATTCCAGGAATCAGAGCAATAACCAGCGCCCAGTAGATTTGAGCATCCGAAAGATTCATGGTGTTAAGACTCCTTTATTACAGATGGGTAAGACATCTTGAGAGATCTATCGTTCTTTAATGTCTGCCAAAGTGTTCATTTCGGGAATACCTTGTTACAAGTTGCAATATTTACAGGTGCCTCCTGCGGCTTGCTTTCCTTGGGGTATCG is a window of Leptolyngbyaceae cyanobacterium JSC-12 DNA encoding:
- a CDS encoding 6-phosphogluconate dehydrogenase (decarboxylating) (IMG reference gene:2510097892~PFAM: 6-phosphogluconate dehydrogenase, C-terminal domain; NAD binding domain of 6-phosphogluconate dehydrogenase~TIGRFAM: 6-phosphogluconate dehydrogenase (decarboxylating)), translated to MAQQFGVIGLAVMGENLALNVESKGFPIAVYNRSREKTDQFMATRAQGKNCVAAYTLEEFVASLERPRRILIMVKAGAPVDAVIEQLKPLLDEGDVLIDGGNSLFTDTQRRAAALEAEKFTFIGMGVSGGEEGALLGPSLMPGGTKQAYDNLEPILTKIAAQVDDGPCVTYIGPGGAGHYVKMVHNGIEYGDMQLIAEAYDLMKNVAGLNTAQLHEVFSEWNKTDELDSYLIEITADIFKVADPETGSPLVDLILDAAGQKGTGRWTVDTALEIGVPIPTIIAAVTARIMSSYKQERVEASKQLSGPSIAFDADVKEFVDKVRDALYCSKMCSYAQGMALLKKASEVYSFGLNLGECARIWKGGCIIRARFLNKIKKAFDENPNLPNLLLAPEFKQSILDRQSAWREVIATAAKVGIPVPAFSASLDYFDSYRRARLPQNLTQAQRDYFGAHTYERVDKEGIFHTDWIHVVDEIPEPVLAK
- a CDS encoding tetratricopeptide repeat protein (IMG reference gene:2510097896~PFAM: Tetratricopeptide repeat): MNLRMFPVSSNSSRRLRRATASSESYGRQGNPALQSHHAVLSEFSNAYQLMGSPAPRNRYACLSQSDQEMLIRQQAMDKAQQGDLVEAIELFTQLIESNPNSASNFNNRGLLHFRRGQFESSLADYNRALGLNPRLAKVYNNRANCYAAMGNFQAAIADYETAIDLDPTDIRARLNLGITFRQLGLHDLALENFDLTLQFSQFLSTTDTDGIPAALKGHLYAERGRAYHLVGDWNCAIGDYHRALAHLPISDDSSDVSCRLRNQVKGWLNQLLNLLLPESSQ
- a CDS encoding hypothetical protein (IMG reference gene:2510097890); amino-acid sequence: MRTGESMRLNTDYLEYSVSCFKPLDCLLAIAVVIGVSFAVPAQAYDVTKVTLVPHPENDPPAQKITSVPQSEVAEDGSQTLVEKIFLPRNDKLQRFNFEAEGKFTRRDIENRSGITETMPIEANFVDIRTDRAGIALTILFGPPGRTRQAVTMSSFRGEVPLTAATKEGDMWKLMGSFQLGCTSDGKIIGASGSKINRLSGAIEFPGDRTFMTIPQLECEKPAVSAPKP
- a CDS encoding hypothetical protein (IMG reference gene:2510097895), which translates into the protein MTSATAVPNASDLSMDDYVVIGLATCFIKEEGEVHTVKIVEPIPSASLEALLKGIPTSYEQAIATTIGSVLVSDVAQQPSTFPADAHLCEAFADRVIAAARTYKARPPAQAHIPIGTTKTDFNYSTERKRILNSQRIVRTEDNIKQHEYTNQVL
- a CDS encoding glycosyl transferase (IMG reference gene:2510097893~PFAM: Glycosyl transferase family 2); the encoded protein is MDASNWLSIIIPVLNEAANLDATLASACGEAGVEIIVVDGGSEDASIDIAKQFDAVVIQASAGRATQMNAGAAIARGDVLLFLHADTRLPPNYATLIHQTLARPNVVAGAFDLKIDGKEWGLRLVEWGAARRSRFCQLPYGDQALFIKAHQFRALNGYPALPFMEDFVFVRQLKKLGNIAIAPAAVLTSSRRWQQVGVLRTTIINQLVIVGYSLGVSPITLRRWYRYFQ
- a CDS encoding hypothetical protein (IMG reference gene:2510097888); the protein is MPSLYTEVEINAPRRQVWQVLYHKELWMYWNTFLYDCDPYQAFEAGRNVLLSLRRLPGEEETEFQPYITLVQPNVCLQWVSTVPGFVCENVFTLQDIGRDRTKYIHQETFSGKLTGLFLPFIRQDEHQGIRRMAWELKCYTERL
- a CDS encoding photosystem I reaction center subunit XII (IMG reference gene:2510097899~PFAM: Photosystem I protein M (PsaM)~TIGRFAM: photosystem I reaction center subunit XII) encodes the protein MNLSDAQIYWALVIALIPGILAFRLSTELYK
- a CDS encoding hypothetical protein (IMG reference gene:2510097898); protein product: MLVNLEIVREPLQIRAWFYIDRTPILNVLNLQELR
- a CDS encoding glutathione S-transferase (IMG reference gene:2510097894~PFAM: Glutathione S-transferase, N-terminal domain; Glutathione S-transferase, C-terminal domain); the protein is MLKLYGGARSRASIVQWALEELGIPYEFVLLDMQAGEHRQPDFLAINPIGKVPAIADGEFHLWESGAILLYLADKYGKEPLSVETRAWMNQWILYANATLGPEVFGEATREKAFPRHMTMLNQLFSQQSYVMGHEFTMADVGLGALLAYIPLMLKLDFSGYSALADYMQRLSDRPAFQKTIGGRK
- a CDS encoding hypothetical protein (IMG reference gene:2510097897) → MYALKQPKPSQLPQRSSRVSPKMRSRKKSHPYKAIAYETTAKLVVNVVLSTAAVAALVQLLPYRASQVGKIQELEAAVKSTHHRVQGVQTRFQNFFDPYQARENMQDLTDRIDPLRRRIIWKAPAATQPSIKAEPPATPKN
- a CDS encoding Ycf66 family protein (IMG reference gene:2510097891~PFAM: Ycf66 protein N-terminus) codes for the protein MLAYMLALVVGLGSLALYMAAFFFPEVHRKNDFIWSGVGLFYALVLWVCAGRITGGVLLGQIAGVTLLGWLGWQTFSLRRQVSPQDQQTPLPTADDLKSALNRLSSPEGRSQLTQQAARTLGQLKDGIQGAIATATQPKSQTPAKSTETYVPPKLEEFGTAGQEAIDRFAKAAIPDEPAIAETAPEAIAEAVTETTAETVDAVSDSVKDVATEVARQTEAVSKSAHSSIPAVGNAGIFVSESASQSFETVSQKVSNVVKVLTETIQSLLKSFSKKKEAKPTYVRKQFREEASKSEIQVTDATVISVVEEIERVSDDSLVAETTIEIVSDELAPDLLAGGLSDATAEEIVEELLEDISSQEQPSEEVEQLPEAVPPHPPSPELIEAAIADAEEKGLPSNPPTPEN